One window of the Chryseotalea sp. WA131a genome contains the following:
- a CDS encoding bifunctional 3-deoxy-7-phosphoheptulonate synthase/chorismate mutase type II: MKGINTISGWLKIDKPIIISGPCSAETEEQTIATAKQIAATGKVHALRAGIWKPRTRPGQYEGAGDIGLQWLAAAKKETGLPITTEVANAAHVEASLKAGVDILWVGARTTVNPFSVQEIADSLRGVDIPVMVKNPVNPDLELWIGAMERLSKAGIKTMAAIHRGFSSFEKGPFRNLPMWDLAIELKTRFPELEIICDPSHISGNRDLIAFVSQKALDMDMAGLMIESHIHPDAAWSDAKQQVTPAVLGKILSELVVRRVTTDNKTFKDTLSILREQIDSLDDEIMQKMSARMKISEKIGQYKKDNNVTILQVNRWEEIVKTRVALCKAMGMDEGFTRDLLRLIHHESIQVQTKVMNQVEERV, translated from the coding sequence ATGAAAGGTATTAACACGATTAGCGGTTGGTTAAAAATAGATAAACCGATTATCATCAGCGGACCTTGCAGTGCCGAAACGGAAGAGCAAACCATTGCCACGGCCAAGCAAATTGCTGCCACAGGCAAAGTGCATGCCTTGCGAGCAGGCATTTGGAAGCCCCGCACACGACCCGGACAATACGAAGGCGCAGGTGATATTGGGTTGCAATGGTTGGCCGCTGCTAAAAAAGAAACAGGTTTGCCCATTACAACCGAAGTGGCCAACGCTGCCCACGTGGAAGCAAGCTTAAAAGCAGGTGTAGATATTTTATGGGTAGGCGCGCGTACCACCGTGAATCCATTTTCAGTGCAGGAGATTGCCGACTCCTTGAGAGGCGTTGACATTCCGGTGATGGTAAAAAATCCGGTTAACCCCGATCTAGAATTATGGATTGGTGCTATGGAGCGTTTGAGCAAAGCCGGCATCAAAACAATGGCCGCTATCCATAGGGGATTCTCTTCGTTCGAAAAAGGGCCCTTCCGAAATCTGCCCATGTGGGATTTAGCAATCGAATTGAAAACTCGTTTCCCTGAATTAGAAATTATTTGCGACCCAAGCCACATTTCGGGCAACCGCGATTTGATTGCTTTTGTTTCTCAAAAAGCACTTGACATGGACATGGCAGGTTTGATGATTGAAAGTCACATCCACCCCGATGCCGCCTGGAGTGATGCCAAGCAACAAGTAACGCCAGCAGTATTGGGCAAAATTCTTTCTGAATTAGTAGTACGCAGGGTTACAACAGACAACAAAACATTTAAAGATACGCTCAGTATTTTGCGTGAACAGATTGACTCGCTCGATGACGAAATCATGCAGAAGATGTCTGCACGAATGAAAATATCAGAAAAGATTGGTCAGTACAAGAAAGACAACAACGTTACTATTTTACAAGTAAACCGTTGGGAAGAAATTGTGAAGACACGCGTAGCACTTTGCAAAGCCATGGGAATGGACGAAGGCTTTACCAGAGATCTGTTACGATTGATTCACCATGAATCGATACAAGTGCAGACGAAGGTGATGAATCAAGTGGAGGAGAGAGTTTAA
- a CDS encoding YfiR family protein, whose product MKHSKKIIFAILVVLFKLTTMKTFAQERPLHEVYSMMVFNFSKYVQWPDNGNTEFVIGVIGNEEVFKTLNSWYAGKPKGNKKFVIKNFKNSAEVQDCQILYIDRSKSGEFETANAKVKGKGTLVVTDRNGLGSKGSCINFKTVEDKLKFELNQTAIEVSNLKVSSALTSMAILI is encoded by the coding sequence ATGAAACACAGTAAAAAAATCATTTTCGCAATACTGGTGGTATTATTTAAACTTACTACGATGAAAACTTTTGCGCAAGAGCGTCCTCTGCACGAAGTTTATTCTATGATGGTTTTCAACTTCTCTAAGTATGTTCAATGGCCTGACAATGGGAACACCGAATTTGTAATTGGTGTGATTGGAAATGAAGAGGTTTTCAAAACCTTGAACTCTTGGTATGCAGGTAAGCCAAAAGGCAATAAGAAGTTTGTGATCAAAAATTTCAAAAATTCTGCTGAAGTGCAAGATTGCCAGATCCTATACATCGACCGTAGCAAAAGCGGAGAATTTGAAACAGCCAATGCAAAGGTAAAAGGCAAGGGAACATTAGTAGTTACCGATCGGAATGGATTAGGCTCTAAAGGTAGTTGCATTAACTTTAAAACAGTTGAAGATAAGTTGAAATTCGAACTTAACCAGACAGCGATTGAAGTCTCAAACTTAAAGGTATCCAGTGCCCTTACTTCGATGGCAATTCTAATTTAA
- a CDS encoding ABC transporter substrate-binding protein: MVSLVPSQTELLFDLGLEEQIVGITKFCIHPFGKVKTKTKVGGTKNFRVDIIQDLKPDLIIGNKEENDEEGIRLLEKDFPVWMSDIVTLPDAFQMISSVGELTGTEMSASGLVNKIKDSFATIRKAATTKVLYLIWKNPWMAAGGDTFIHSMLIEIGFTNALNQSRYPVLTDEQLKQLDAEAIFLSSEPYPFKPTHIAKLKELLPNSNIQLVDGEMFSWYGSRLLKAAHYFNTLKL; encoded by the coding sequence ATGGTTTCATTAGTGCCCAGTCAAACAGAATTGCTTTTTGATTTAGGTCTAGAGGAACAGATTGTTGGCATTACCAAATTTTGTATTCACCCTTTCGGTAAAGTAAAAACCAAAACCAAGGTTGGCGGTACCAAAAACTTTCGGGTGGATATCATCCAAGATTTAAAACCTGATTTGATTATTGGCAACAAAGAAGAAAATGATGAAGAAGGCATTCGCTTGCTCGAAAAGGATTTCCCCGTGTGGATGTCGGATATCGTAACATTGCCAGATGCCTTTCAAATGATTTCATCCGTTGGTGAACTTACTGGAACGGAAATGTCTGCCAGTGGATTAGTAAATAAAATCAAAGATTCTTTCGCCACCATTCGTAAAGCAGCAACTACGAAAGTGCTTTACTTGATTTGGAAGAACCCGTGGATGGCCGCAGGTGGTGATACCTTTATTCATTCCATGTTGATTGAAATCGGCTTTACCAACGCGCTTAACCAAAGTCGATACCCTGTCCTAACAGATGAGCAACTCAAACAACTTGACGCTGAAGCAATTTTTCTTTCTTCAGAACCCTATCCTTTTAAGCCCACTCATATAGCTAAATTAAAAGAACTGTTGCCAAATAGCAATATTCAATTGGTTGACGGGGAAATGTTTTCGTGGTATGGGAGTAGGCTGCTCAAAGCAGCACATTATTTTAACACATTAAAATTATAG
- a CDS encoding DUF3995 domain-containing protein, producing MELILVSAIINFTILITLAGIHFYWAMGGTWGGDVAVPLNPQGKKLFQPSALSCIIVAIGLLIFSAIELGYAQLLSWPVPNYIFKNGNFIVTFIFLLRAIGDFRYVGFFKKITSSAFARNDTLYYSPLCLLISLLSLSLNF from the coding sequence GTGGAATTAATCCTTGTTTCGGCCATTATCAACTTCACTATTTTAATCACCCTTGCAGGTATTCATTTTTATTGGGCAATGGGCGGCACATGGGGCGGTGATGTTGCTGTTCCTTTGAACCCGCAAGGCAAAAAATTGTTTCAACCAAGCGCACTTTCTTGCATAATAGTTGCGATTGGTTTGCTTATTTTTTCTGCTATTGAGTTAGGCTATGCACAACTTTTATCCTGGCCAGTTCCTAATTACATCTTCAAGAATGGAAATTTCATTGTTACCTTCATTTTTTTACTCCGAGCCATTGGCGATTTTAGATATGTTGGCTTCTTTAAAAAAATAACAAGCAGCGCCTTTGCAAGAAATGACACTCTTTACTATTCACCGCTTTGCTTGCTGATTTCGCTCTTAAGCCTTAGCCTTAACTTTTGA
- a CDS encoding M15 family metallopeptidase, producing MKSWQLAACLPDRQVNSRQYPLANATEDKSAVSSWQYLLTPNSYILTAFVLLLLTIKVVSGQTIDKKYLLGQFDETKDSRFVKIDSQYARGSAVGKFLRKESYEAFAKMANAAKKEGVILFIISATRNFTSQKSIWENKWNGKTLVEGKNLTTIADLPERAKMILLYSSMPGTSRHHWGTDMDLNSLDNSYFASGEGLKIYQWLQVHASEFDFCQPYTSKATGRSGYEEEKWHWSYLPLSKELLKEYKKQIRSADISGFKGSEVAKKLKVIDSYVDGVACK from the coding sequence ATGAAAAGTTGGCAGTTGGCAGCCTGCCTACCGGACAGGCAGGTAAACAGTCGGCAGTACCCGTTGGCTAATGCTACGGAGGATAAATCGGCAGTAAGCAGTTGGCAGTATCTCCTAACTCCTAACTCCTATATTTTGACTGCTTTTGTGTTGCTACTATTGACCATAAAAGTTGTTAGCGGTCAAACCATTGATAAAAAATACCTACTCGGTCAATTTGATGAAACCAAAGACAGTCGGTTTGTAAAGATTGATTCTCAATACGCAAGAGGAAGTGCAGTCGGTAAATTTCTTCGCAAAGAAAGTTATGAGGCTTTTGCAAAGATGGCGAATGCGGCCAAGAAGGAAGGCGTGATCCTTTTCATCATTTCAGCTACACGCAATTTCACTTCACAAAAATCGATTTGGGAAAATAAATGGAATGGTAAGACCTTAGTGGAAGGAAAAAATCTAACCACCATTGCGGATCTCCCCGAACGAGCCAAAATGATTTTGTTATACAGCTCGATGCCCGGCACCTCACGTCATCATTGGGGTACAGATATGGATTTGAATTCGCTGGACAATTCTTATTTTGCTTCTGGCGAAGGATTGAAAATTTACCAGTGGCTGCAAGTGCATGCGTCAGAGTTTGATTTTTGTCAACCGTATACATCTAAAGCAACTGGCCGCTCCGGCTATGAAGAAGAAAAATGGCATTGGTCGTATTTACCTTTGTCAAAAGAATTGTTGAAAGAATACAAGAAACAAATCCGATCTGCGGACATCAGTGGATTTAAGGGAAGCGAAGTGGCTAAAAAATTGAAGGTCATTGATTCTTACGTTGACGGAGTGGCTTGCAAATAA
- a CDS encoding prephenate dehydratase — translation MAKKKKLKIAIQGIATSFHEVAALTYFNSAVESVECLSFHTLCETLANKKSDFAVMAIENSIAGSILPNYFLLQDYRFSIVGEVYLPIHMHLLALPGVKLSDIKTIESHPMAIRQCSDFLFRLKNVDIRESDDTAVSAKRVKELNLTQTAAIANELAAKKFGLQILEKRIETHKKNFTRFLVLARGTEKVADSNKASICFEVANEVGSLADALTTFKDNKINLTKIQSIPIIGRPSEYSIHVDLEWKKRKDYDAAMQKAMRQVRNLNILGEYKKGTIS, via the coding sequence ATGGCCAAAAAGAAGAAACTAAAAATCGCGATACAAGGCATTGCCACCAGCTTTCATGAAGTGGCTGCACTTACTTATTTCAATTCTGCCGTTGAATCGGTAGAATGTTTGTCGTTTCATACACTATGCGAAACCTTGGCCAACAAAAAATCTGACTTTGCCGTGATGGCCATTGAAAACTCAATTGCTGGAAGCATTTTGCCTAACTATTTTCTTTTGCAAGATTATCGCTTCTCCATTGTAGGCGAAGTGTACTTGCCTATTCACATGCACTTGTTGGCACTGCCGGGTGTGAAGTTAAGCGATATCAAAACCATTGAATCGCACCCCATGGCCATACGGCAGTGCAGCGATTTTTTATTTCGATTGAAAAACGTTGACATCCGCGAAAGCGATGACACAGCCGTTTCGGCAAAGCGCGTGAAGGAGTTGAACCTCACACAAACAGCAGCCATTGCCAACGAACTGGCTGCCAAAAAATTTGGATTGCAGATTTTAGAGAAACGCATCGAAACGCATAAAAAGAATTTTACCCGGTTTTTGGTTTTAGCCCGTGGCACGGAAAAAGTAGCCGATAGCAACAAAGCATCGATTTGCTTTGAAGTTGCTAACGAAGTGGGCAGTTTGGCCGATGCACTCACCACCTTCAAGGACAATAAAATCAACCTGACCAAAATTCAATCAATACCAATTATCGGAAGGCCAAGTGAGTATTCGATACACGTAGATTTGGAATGGAAAAAACGTAAAGACTACGATGCGGCCATGCAAAAAGCGATGAGGCAAGTGAGGAACTTGAATATTTTGGGAGAGTATAAGAAAGGAACAATTAGTTGA
- a CDS encoding RNA polymerase sigma factor, producing the protein MAIEGQFESIYNEYKNLVYNVCLHYVLNKEDAQDVAQEVFVKLYHNLNQYKPEAASLKTWIYRIAINQSLDFLKAKKTKKRFGFITSLFHPDSNEPLYEVAYLGISLEDKESLQELLRIIHSLPDKQKTAIILSKIEDRPQKEVAEIMELNIKAVESLLQRAKQAIEKKLKDREGF; encoded by the coding sequence ATGGCAATCGAAGGGCAATTCGAATCCATTTACAACGAATATAAAAACCTTGTCTACAATGTATGCTTGCATTATGTATTGAACAAAGAAGATGCTCAGGACGTGGCACAAGAAGTCTTTGTAAAGCTGTACCATAATCTGAACCAATACAAGCCGGAGGCAGCGTCATTAAAAACATGGATTTACCGCATCGCGATCAATCAATCGCTTGATTTTCTCAAGGCAAAAAAGACAAAAAAGCGCTTCGGGTTTATCACCTCTCTCTTCCATCCTGATTCCAACGAGCCATTGTACGAGGTGGCCTATCTTGGCATTTCCCTGGAAGACAAAGAGAGTTTGCAAGAACTATTGAGAATCATCCACTCGCTGCCCGACAAACAAAAAACAGCCATTATCTTATCTAAAATTGAAGATCGCCCGCAAAAAGAAGTGGCCGAGATTATGGAATTAAACATAAAAGCGGTTGAGTCGCTGCTCCAGCGAGCCAAACAAGCCATTGAAAAAAAATTAAAAGACAGAGAAGGATTTTGA
- a CDS encoding iron-sulfur cluster repair di-iron protein — MEKVLLKNKRIADLVEEDKEMAQVLFYFGIRFYEYSDQTLEQVCKKCGLNLEQMVKELESPRTNFQEEDVPLFYYPIDLIIEYLKHSHYLFAKHKLPFIGKLVENFKANHVEYDSIEKDLKVLYPLFLEDFIHHIYEEEDTLFKYIKTLERAKRGYYNPSRLYQLMEKHSLQNCALEHEAHDDEMAGIRRITKDYFITPDAPLHIKVIFTELINFEKSLQVHARIENEILFPKALSLENEVKQIFFTKAKWN; from the coding sequence ATGGAAAAAGTGTTGCTCAAAAATAAACGCATTGCCGACCTAGTGGAGGAGGACAAAGAGATGGCACAAGTGCTCTTTTACTTCGGCATTCGCTTTTATGAATACTCTGATCAAACCTTGGAGCAAGTATGCAAAAAGTGTGGCCTCAATCTTGAGCAAATGGTGAAAGAACTTGAATCGCCACGCACCAATTTTCAAGAAGAAGACGTTCCGCTCTTCTACTATCCCATCGATTTGATTATTGAATACCTGAAGCATAGCCACTATCTTTTTGCGAAACACAAGCTGCCATTTATCGGCAAATTGGTTGAAAATTTTAAAGCAAATCATGTGGAATATGATTCGATCGAAAAAGATTTAAAAGTTCTTTACCCGTTATTCTTAGAAGATTTTATCCATCACATCTACGAAGAAGAAGATACACTCTTTAAATACATCAAAACATTGGAGCGTGCCAAGCGAGGGTATTACAATCCATCGCGCCTTTATCAGTTGATGGAAAAACATTCGTTGCAAAACTGCGCCCTCGAGCACGAAGCCCATGACGATGAGATGGCAGGCATTCGCAGAATAACAAAGGATTATTTTATCACACCAGACGCGCCCCTTCACATCAAAGTGATTTTCACAGAACTCATCAACTTCGAAAAAAGTTTGCAAGTTCACGCCCGCATCGAAAACGAAATTCTGTTTCCCAAAGCACTGTCGTTAGAAAACGAGGTAAAGCAAATTTTCTTCACGAAGGCAAAGTGGAATTAA
- a CDS encoding PaaI family thioesterase, with amino-acid sequence MNLNQLHTFRQVAANGNWKAIEDLFNESVQLKQMHIRVDLSTSKLPMVFIDEVMDIHKGGIGTDAVNGAVIALLSDLAIGLLGIYHYADGLTATSSLTIHYVKPLLTQKVIVKAEETQVIGKRIFGVASIMNEKDEVCSYANGSLAKGIVI; translated from the coding sequence ATGAACCTCAACCAACTTCATACCTTTCGACAAGTGGCAGCCAATGGTAATTGGAAAGCCATTGAAGATCTCTTCAATGAATCTGTTCAACTCAAGCAAATGCACATACGGGTAGATTTATCAACATCAAAGTTACCAATGGTTTTTATCGATGAGGTAATGGATATTCACAAAGGTGGTATCGGTACAGACGCAGTGAACGGTGCTGTCATTGCGTTACTTTCAGACCTAGCGATTGGCTTGCTGGGCATTTACCACTATGCCGATGGGCTCACGGCCACTTCAAGCCTCACCATTCATTACGTTAAACCCTTGCTTACACAAAAGGTAATTGTAAAGGCCGAAGAAACCCAAGTCATCGGCAAACGTATTTTTGGAGTCGCTAGTATTATGAACGAAAAAGATGAAGTTTGCAGCTATGCCAACGGAAGTTTAGCCAAAGGAATTGTAATATAG
- a CDS encoding M42 family metallopeptidase: protein MDKKSKKFLFDYLNNASPTGFESSGQQIWLDYLKPYIDDYMIDVYGTAVGIVNPKAKYKVVIEAHADEISWFVNYITDDGYIYVRRNGGSDHQIAPSMRVNIHTEKGLVKGVFGWPAIHVRDAGKEEAPSLKNIFIDIGAESKKEVEAMGVHVGCVAVFEDELIELNKNYLVGRALDNRMGGYMIAEVTRRLHETKKNLPFGLYIVNSVQEEIGLRGAEMISRRIKPDLAICTDVTHDTQSPMYNKKESGNLKCGLGPVVCYGPAVQNNVLKMVIETAQKKKIPFQRQAVSRSTGTDTDSFAYSAEGVASALISLPLKYMHTTVETVHKEDVENVINLIYEVLMQVKPGHDFRYIK from the coding sequence ATGGACAAAAAAAGTAAAAAATTCCTCTTCGATTATTTGAACAATGCATCGCCCACAGGCTTTGAATCATCGGGCCAACAAATTTGGCTGGATTACTTAAAGCCCTACATCGATGATTATATGATAGACGTGTATGGCACGGCTGTGGGCATTGTCAACCCCAAAGCCAAATACAAAGTAGTGATTGAAGCCCATGCCGATGAAATCAGTTGGTTTGTAAACTACATCACCGATGACGGTTATATCTACGTGCGCAGAAACGGGGGCTCAGATCATCAGATCGCGCCAAGCATGCGCGTGAACATCCATACTGAAAAAGGATTGGTGAAAGGCGTGTTCGGCTGGCCGGCCATTCACGTGCGGGACGCAGGCAAAGAAGAAGCACCTAGTTTAAAAAACATCTTCATCGATATTGGCGCAGAGTCGAAGAAAGAAGTCGAGGCCATGGGCGTGCATGTAGGTTGTGTGGCCGTATTTGAAGACGAACTCATCGAACTCAATAAAAACTACTTGGTTGGCCGCGCGCTCGATAACCGGATGGGTGGCTACATGATTGCCGAAGTTACGCGTAGGCTGCATGAAACCAAAAAGAATCTGCCCTTTGGCTTATATATAGTCAACTCAGTGCAAGAAGAAATCGGATTGCGGGGTGCAGAGATGATTTCACGCAGAATCAAACCTGATTTGGCAATCTGTACAGACGTGACCCACGATACCCAATCGCCCATGTATAATAAAAAGGAGAGTGGCAATCTAAAATGTGGATTAGGCCCTGTAGTTTGCTATGGCCCTGCTGTACAGAACAATGTATTGAAAATGGTCATCGAAACAGCCCAAAAGAAAAAAATACCCTTCCAACGACAAGCCGTTAGCCGTTCGACAGGTACAGACACCGATTCATTTGCCTATTCGGCTGAAGGTGTTGCCTCTGCTTTGATCTCATTACCGCTTAAATACATGCACACTACCGTAGAGACAGTCCACAAAGAAGACGTGGAAAATGTAATTAACTTGATATATGAGGTTTTGATGCAGGTAAAACCAGGCCATGATTTTCGGTACATCAAATAA
- a CDS encoding thioesterase family protein: protein MTKFEIPIQVRWSDIDQNRHLRHSAYYDYGATTRIACFSQHGLTNLKFEELRIGPILFREEAIFKREIKFEDLVTVDLVVTKSTKDFSRWSIRHHIYKDDRTVAAILNMDGAWIDMTKRKLAVPNEFIQKVFEDFPQAENFEWVVKA, encoded by the coding sequence ATGACGAAGTTTGAAATACCCATTCAAGTTCGGTGGTCAGACATTGACCAAAACCGGCACCTCCGACATTCCGCCTATTATGATTACGGGGCTACTACTCGTATTGCCTGCTTCTCACAACACGGGCTCACCAATCTAAAATTTGAGGAGTTGCGCATTGGTCCGATTTTGTTTCGGGAAGAAGCCATCTTTAAAAGGGAAATTAAATTTGAAGATTTGGTTACGGTTGATTTAGTAGTGACCAAGTCAACCAAAGACTTTAGCCGTTGGAGTATTCGCCATCACATTTATAAAGACGATCGAACCGTTGCTGCCATTCTTAATATGGATGGTGCGTGGATCGACATGACGAAACGTAAATTGGCTGTTCCGAATGAATTCATCCAAAAGGTATTTGAAGATTTTCCGCAGGCGGAGAATTTTGAGTGGGTGGTGAAAGCTTGA
- a CDS encoding aminotransferase class I/II-fold pyridoxal phosphate-dependent enzyme, with the protein MSTETQIHIQPANRIKEVEEYYFSKKLAEVRGLDLPEWRVINLGIGSPDQMPSKNAIDALTESANNPANHGYQNYKGITQLRKAIADFYHRIYAVKINAETEILPLMGSKEGIMHIMMAFVNEGDEVLIPNPGYPTYASVAKLVGAKARTYSLHEDSNWGINLDELRNSDLSKVKVMWVNFPHMPTGRIASKKEMQELVDLAHENNFLIVNDNPYSLILNEQPLSILSCDGANEVALELNSLSKSHNMAGWRIGWVAGNAQYVDAVVRVKSNMDSGMFLGLQHAAVEALQNDASWFQQLNEVYAKRKKVACQILDVLGCKYSDKQSGLFVWAKAPDAIADVEKWIDEILYGTRVFITPGFIFGDAGERYIRISLCATAEKLNEALERIEIFLLQHKIVHSKSKI; encoded by the coding sequence ATGAGCACAGAAACACAAATTCACATTCAACCCGCCAACCGCATCAAAGAGGTGGAGGAATATTACTTCAGCAAAAAATTGGCAGAGGTGCGTGGGTTGGATTTACCTGAGTGGCGTGTAATTAACTTGGGCATTGGCAGCCCCGACCAAATGCCATCTAAAAATGCGATTGATGCGTTGACAGAGTCGGCCAATAATCCGGCAAACCACGGCTATCAAAACTACAAGGGCATTACGCAACTGCGAAAAGCAATTGCTGATTTTTACCATCGCATTTATGCAGTCAAGATTAATGCTGAAACAGAAATCCTTCCGCTGATGGGTTCTAAAGAAGGCATCATGCACATTATGATGGCATTTGTAAATGAAGGTGATGAGGTGCTGATACCGAATCCTGGTTACCCTACGTATGCATCGGTGGCAAAATTAGTAGGAGCAAAAGCCAGAACATATTCTTTGCACGAAGATTCGAATTGGGGAATTAATTTAGATGAATTAAGAAATTCAGATTTATCGAAGGTAAAAGTAATGTGGGTAAATTTTCCGCACATGCCCACTGGGCGCATTGCTTCAAAAAAAGAAATGCAAGAGTTGGTTGACTTGGCCCACGAAAACAATTTTTTGATTGTGAACGACAATCCGTACAGTTTGATTTTGAACGAGCAGCCGTTATCTATTTTAAGTTGTGATGGCGCAAACGAAGTAGCGCTGGAATTAAACTCATTGAGCAAATCGCACAACATGGCGGGGTGGCGCATTGGCTGGGTGGCGGGTAATGCACAATATGTGGACGCTGTGGTGCGGGTAAAGAGCAATATGGACTCTGGAATGTTCCTTGGGTTACAGCATGCGGCTGTGGAAGCATTGCAAAACGATGCAAGTTGGTTTCAACAACTAAACGAAGTGTATGCTAAAAGAAAAAAAGTAGCATGCCAAATTTTAGACGTCCTCGGTTGTAAGTATTCCGATAAGCAATCTGGGTTGTTTGTATGGGCGAAGGCACCAGATGCCATTGCTGATGTAGAAAAGTGGATTGATGAAATTTTGTACGGAACTCGTGTGTTCATTACACCGGGTTTTATTTTTGGGGATGCGGGAGAAAGATACATACGCATTTCACTGTGTGCCACAGCGGAGAAGTTAAACGAGGCACTTGAGAGAATTGAAATCTTTTTGCTGCAACACAAAATCGTACATTCTAAATCTAAAATCTAA
- a CDS encoding YfiR family protein, whose amino-acid sequence MYEIHAQMIYNFLKYVQWPNDAEGGEFVLGVIGEDDVYTILKTFYEGKPKGSKKFAIKKLSSPDEAAYCSVVYIGKNKGSQFDAVRNAASGKPILTITDSANLGKKGSCINFKVIDGKLKFELNQASITASTLKVASQLSSMAILL is encoded by the coding sequence ATGTATGAAATCCATGCCCAAATGATTTACAACTTCTTAAAATACGTTCAATGGCCCAATGATGCCGAAGGGGGAGAATTTGTGTTGGGCGTAATTGGGGAGGATGATGTGTATACCATATTAAAAACCTTCTATGAAGGCAAGCCAAAAGGTTCTAAGAAGTTTGCAATCAAAAAACTCTCTTCACCAGATGAAGCAGCCTACTGCTCGGTTGTGTACATCGGCAAAAACAAAGGAAGTCAATTTGATGCGGTAAGAAACGCTGCTTCTGGCAAACCCATTTTAACGATTACCGACAGCGCTAACCTTGGGAAAAAAGGAAGCTGTATCAATTTTAAAGTAATTGACGGGAAGTTGAAGTTTGAGTTAAACCAAGCATCGATTACCGCTTCTACCCTGAAAGTAGCAAGCCAATTGAGCAGCATGGCCATTTTGCTGTAA
- a CDS encoding prephenate dehydrogenase, producing the protein MRLTVVGLGLIGGSIAIDLRKKGLTTSVVGVDANPANSKLAVELGLVDKVSSLEEAVKNADVVVVSIPVNSIHSFLPGLLDIIEPKTIVIDTGSTKNAICKSVATHHKRNQWVAAHQIAGTENSGPSAAFAGLFAGKTNIICEKQKSSETALLKAQEIFDALGLNTIFMEPEEHDKHVAYVSHLSHVSSFLLGQTVLDIEKDEKNIFNLAGSGFASTVRLAKSSPEMWAPIFEQNSGFLSQALSEYIMHLQRFHYHLMKHDTKELLSTMKKANEIRRILK; encoded by the coding sequence ATGCGTTTAACAGTAGTAGGTTTAGGATTAATTGGTGGCTCCATAGCCATTGACCTTCGCAAAAAAGGGTTGACAACTTCTGTGGTAGGTGTCGATGCAAATCCCGCGAACAGCAAATTAGCAGTGGAGCTTGGATTGGTAGACAAAGTATCATCGTTGGAAGAAGCAGTAAAAAATGCAGACGTGGTGGTGGTGTCAATACCCGTCAACTCCATACATTCGTTTTTACCAGGTTTGCTTGATATCATCGAACCAAAAACAATTGTGATTGACACGGGCTCCACCAAAAATGCCATTTGCAAATCGGTGGCCACGCACCACAAACGAAACCAATGGGTGGCTGCACATCAAATTGCCGGAACAGAAAATTCTGGTCCATCGGCCGCTTTTGCAGGATTGTTCGCAGGCAAAACCAACATCATCTGCGAAAAGCAGAAGTCATCAGAAACTGCTTTGTTAAAAGCTCAAGAGATTTTTGATGCCCTAGGATTGAACACGATTTTTATGGAGCCCGAAGAGCACGACAAACATGTGGCTTACGTTTCGCACCTATCGCACGTTAGCTCATTTTTACTAGGACAAACTGTGCTCGACATAGAGAAAGATGAAAAGAATATATTTAATTTAGCAGGAAGTGGTTTTGCTTCAACCGTGCGTTTGGCGAAAAGTTCACCTGAAATGTGGGCTCCGATATTCGAACAAAATTCAGGATTTTTGAGTCAGGCATTGTCGGAATACATTATGCACTTGCAACGGTTTCACTATCACTTGATGAAGCACGATACAAAAGAATTACTGAGTACGATGAAGAAGGCAAATGAAATTAGAAGGATATTGAAATAG